Part of the Streptococcaceae bacterium ESL0687 genome is shown below.
GTAAGGAATCAAGAAAATGCCTTCGTCCATTCCTTTGTTGATGCAAATTCAATTAAAACTATTGCTGATACAAGCAAAAAAGCTTGGGGAGCGGGTCCTTTTGGTAATCATTATGGAATCCAAATAGAACAAACTCGTGAGCGTTCAAAATTAGGTTTTGCCAAACAAATCGCAAATCTTGCTAGCTGGACAGCTGATCAATTGATTAAATATAATCTTGGTGCTCCGAAACTTGTAAGTGAATCGAGTAAGGATCTCGATGGTAATCTAGCCAGTCATAAGAATATTTCTTACAAATGGGGTGGAACAGACCATGTTGACCCCGATTGGTATTGGGATAACAGAGGTCGTACCTATTTTGGTGAAACCTATGATATGGGCCAATTTAGGGAGCTTGTTGACTATTATTATCAACAGAGAGCCAATCCACCAAAGGTTATTAGTACTTCAGTTGAAGGAAATCCTTCAATAGGTAAGTTTTCTGTTCGTGTTAAAACTAATAATGTTCCAAATATGGAAGTTAAGGTTCCAATTTGGTCAAACGCTAATGGTCAAAGGGATTTATATTGGTATCCAGCTCGTAAAGTAGCAGATGGTGAGTATGTAGCTGACTTTGATGGTAGCCACCATGATTATTATGTCGGTGATTATTCAATTCATGCATATGCATATGCAAATAATAAGACATCAGCTATTGCAGTTAGCAATAAATTGGCTGTAGCCTTTGGTGCATCGCCGCAGATTACCAGTGCATCAGTTGAGGGAGATCCTTTAACTGGTAAATTCTCTGTTCGAGTTAAAACTAACAATATTGATGGTTTGACTGTTAAGGTTCCAATTTGGTCAAACGCTAATGGTCAAAGGGATTTATATTGGTATCCAGCTCGTAAAGTAGCAGATGGTGAGTATGTAGCTGACTTTGATGGTAGCCACCATGATTATTATGTTGGTGATTATTCAATTCATGCATATGCATATGCAAATAATAAGACATCAGCTATTGCAGTTAGCAATAAATTGGCTGTAGCCTTTGGTGCATCGCCGCAGATTACCAGTGCATCAGTTGAGGGAGATCCTTTAACTGGTAAATTCTCTGTTCGAGTTAAAACTAACAATATTGATGGTTTGACTGTTAAGGTTCCAATTTGGTCAAACGCTAATGGTCAAAGGGATTTATATTGGTATCCAGCTCGTAAAGTAGCAGATGGTGAGTATGTAGCTGACTTTGATGGTAGCCATCATGATTATTATGTCGGTGATTATTCAATTCATGCATATGCATATGCAAATAATAAGACATCAGCTATTGCAGTTAGCAATAAATTGGCTATAGCCTTTGGTGCATCGCCGCAGATTACCAGTGCATCAGTTGAGGGAGATCCTTTAACTGGTAAATTCTCTGTTCGAGTTAAAACTAACAATATTGATGGTTTGACTGTTAAGGTTCCAATTTGGTCAAACGCTAATGGTCAAAGGGATTTATATTGGTATCCAGCTCGTAAAGTAGCAGATGGTGAGTATGTAGCTGACTTTGATGGTAGCCATCATGATTATTATGTTGGTGATTATTCAATTCATGCATATGCATATGCAAATAATA
Proteins encoded:
- a CDS encoding GBS Bsp-like repeat-containing protein; translated protein: MKKVSQKVIFIAFLQIFLIFLGVKSAYASAVNDYIKSNNLSPVGESVNLQISMQDSNANGGIGMDYPGGKPYLVIIHEVATEGSTIDNEIAFMVRNQENAFVHSFVDANSIKTIADTSKKAWGAGPFGNHYGIQIEQTRERSKLGFAKQIANLASWTADQLIKYNLGAPKLVSESSKDLDGNLASHKNISYKWGGTDHVDPDWYWDNRGRTYFGETYDMGQFRELVDYYYQQRANPPKVISTSVEGNPSIGKFSVRVKTNNVPNMEVKVPIWSNANGQRDLYWYPARKVADGEYVADFDGSHHDYYVGDYSIHAYAYANNKTSAIAVSNKLAVAFGASPQITSASVEGDPLTGKFSVRVKTNNIDGLTVKVPIWSNANGQRDLYWYPARKVADGEYVADFDGSHHDYYVGDYSIHAYAYANNKTSAIAVSNKLAVAFGASPQITSASVEGDPLTGKFSVRVKTNNIDGLTVKVPIWSNANGQRDLYWYPARKVADGEYVADFDGSHHDYYVGDYSIHAYAYANNKTSAIAVSNKLAIAFGASPQITSASVEGDPLTGKFSVRVKTNNIDGLTVKVPIWSNANGQRDLYWYPARKVADGEYVADFDGSHHDYYVGDYSIHAYAYANNKTSAIAVSNKLAVAFGASPQITSASVEGDPLTGKFSVRVKTNNIDGLTVKVPIWSNANGQRDLYWYPARKVADGEYVADFDGSHHDYYVGDYSIHAYAYANNKTSAIAVSNKLAVAFGTSTEGGSAKTPEFTLPNLSADQKVWFDKTYPAAMKLAKEKNLYASIMMSQAIAESAWGQSELAKNANNLFGVKADSSWTGEYYEKDTLEYVDGKQVTVKAKFRKYSSMAESLEDYTKKIIGSPDRYKNVLRSNAPTYADAAHALQEGGYATDPNYATSLINRINNYKLNALD